The genomic stretch CCCTATGATGTGATTCTCATGGATGTCCATATGCCAGAGATGGATGGGCTAACTGCAACTAGACGCATTATTGCTGAGTCATCTACTCAAACACCTTGGATCATTGCACTTACAGCCAATGTGGGAATGGGCGATCGCGATATATGCCTAGAGGCAGGGATGCAGGATTACATAAGTAAACCCATCCAAGTACCAGATTTAATTCAAGCTTTGGAGAGAGCATTCCAAAGTAAGAACAGTTCCTAAATTTAACCAAAGGCAGCGCTTTGCGCCACCCTTGATTTACTGACTATCCGCAGAAGCATCATTTGAGGTTTCAGTATTAGAGGCAGTTTCTTTTTGGGAGCGTTTTTTGCGCTCAGCTTCTACCATATCGGCAATCATTTGACGTGCTTGTTCAATTTTATCGAGGTTAGAGCGATATAAATCGATATCCTTGAGTAAGCGATCGCTACCAAATTTCAAGATGTCACCGACTAACTTGAGGGTTTCTTCACGTTTTGTATTATCGGCGATTGTTTCAGGATCAACGATTTCGAGCAAAGCATATAGTCCAACACCGAGCAAGCGACTATATTTAAAATTTTCTTTGTTAGCGATCGTATGGAGTTGACCCGATAGAGGCTCAAGATGGATTCCAGATTCGAGGTTAGTCAACAGAGTTTTAACTTCATTGGGTGATCTCGTAGCAAGATCGCTGAGGGTCGTTGCGTCTTGACGCACACGATCAGAATCAAACTGAAGCGCTGAACATAATGCATGAAATACGGCAAAGCGATCGGTCTCAGGTTTATAACCAACGGTAAAACGATCAAAAGTGGTTACTAAACCTAAGGCAAAAATTGAGTCATAAACAAATGTTTGATTGACTTTCAGCAAATGTACTTCCACCAAAAGCTCGTCTATAACCCGTCGATAGACTGAATTGACTGGCTTTGGGAAAGCTAAATAAAAATCTTTTTTGGTATCAGAAACAGTACGAACGGTATTCACAGTCAACAAAACCTGACGACAAGATAGTGCAAATTATCATCGCACAGATAGCCATAGCATCAGTCTATCGCTGTAGATAAATTTTGATCTATAGCATCAAAACCTAAATAAGTGAAAGCACGAAGTGCCGCCTTCATTTATTTGGGTTTTATGTTCTAAGCAAAACTTACATTGCTATAGGTTTGATTTAAGCAGCGCTTTGTGCCACCGAAATCAATGTTTGTGTTTGGGCGGGAAAACGCTATATTGTGCATATTTATAGCTGCCGCCAGTTATGTTAGGACAAACTCAAAACCCAAAAGAGAGTTGTGGTGCTTTGCACCACAACTCTCTTTTGGGTTTTACATCCTGAGACACTTAGCGGCAGCTATATAACTTGTCAAGCCGTTACTTTTAGGTAAATCCAGTCATGAACTTAGCTCGGCTAATTTCTGAAATCGCTGCTAAATATACTGATAAACCTGCAATCATCTTTGAAGGCACAACTTGGACTTACCAAGATTTCGATCGCCAAGTACAGCATTACGCCTTGATGCTCACACACCTCGGTATCAAAAAAGGCGATCGCGTAGCGGTGCAACTACCAAAATGTATCGAGGTTTTATTTTGGCACTTTGCCATTCTCTCTATCGGCGCGATCGCCTTACCCCTCAATCCCGACTATCGCCCCGAAGAAATAGTTTATTTTTTGACAGATTCGAGCAGTTCCCTATTTATAACGACTCGCCATCTCTACAGCAAAGTCCAATCCGCAGTTCAACATTTATCGGATTTACAAATTCTATTTAATGGGGAGACAACAGCACCACAAGCAGCAGAATTTACACCTGAATATGCCACTTGTGGCGATGATATCGCGATGATTTGTTACACCTCTGGCACGACAGGACGTTCTAAGGGTGCAGCAATTTCTCATCGCAATCTGATTGCCAATACACAAGCCCTACAACAAGCATGGGCATGGAGCGATCGCGATGTCTTGCTCCATGTTCTGCCATTATTTCATGTACATGGTTTAAATGTGGCGACTCTAGGTTGTCTTCATGCAGGGGCAACGATGATCATGTTTGAGAAATTCGAGCCGCGCCGCGTATGGGAAACCTTAGCCGCAGAGCATTGCACTATATTCATGGGTGTTCCCACTATCTATCAACGACTAATTAATGAATGGGAAAAATTAGAACCAAAGCCAGATTTAGCGCAAATGCGCGTATTTATCTCTGGTTCTGCACCCCTGAGCGATCAACAATTCTATCAATTTGAAAAGCTCACTGGATTTCGCATTCTCGAACGCTATGGCATGACCGAAACAGGTATGAATGCCTCTAACCTAATTACACCAGAACATCGTAAAGCTAAGAGTGTTGGCTTCCCATTATCAGGGGTGAAAATTCGCATCGTTAATGCCAATGGTCATGATGTGGATGTATCTCAAGTTGGCGAAGTTTGGATTCGTGGCGCAAATGTATTTCAAGGATATTGGCAAATGCCCGAAAAGACTGCCGAAGCCTTTGTGGATGGATGGTTTCGCACAGGTGATCTTGGTTTTCAAGATGCTAATGATAATAATCGGCTCTATTTAGTCGGTCGCGCCAAAGAGTTGATTATTACGGGTGGATTTAATGTTTATCCCAAAGAAGTCGAGAATGTTTTGGAAAGTCACGATTCGGTTAAGGAATCAGCCGTAATTGGACTCCCTGATCAAGATTTTGGCGAAAAAGTTGTAGCAGCGATCGCTCTCAAAGATGGGATAAATACCACCCCTGAAGTATTAATCGAACATTGCAAAGGTCGTCTTGCCTCTTACAAATGCCCAAAGCAAATCTTTTTTGTCACCGAACTTCCCCGTAATGCTATGGGCAAAATCCAGAAAAATATCTTAGCTCAACAGGTTCAATAAAAGGAGCCGCGCTAAGCGTGGCTCCTTTTATTGAACCTGTTGAGGCTTTGAGTATTACAGAAATATTTTTGAAAGCGGTGCGAAGCGCCGCTTTCAAAAATATTTCTGGTTTTTAATTAAGCGCAAAGCGCTGTAATGTTATTTAGCCGAAGCATTGAGGTTACTAGACTGTTGTAAACTCGCAACTTGTTGCTGTACCGAGGGAGAATACAAGCGTAAATAGTTCCAATAATTACCTAAAACCTTCGATACATAATCTCTAGTTTCTTCATAGGGAATACTATTTACAAATTCGTCTGGATCACCAACTCCACGCGCTTCTACCCATCTACCCACAGCTCCAGGTCCCGCATTATAACTAGCAACAGCTAGCATCGAGTTATCACCGTAGCGACTATGTGTATAGTCCAGATACCAAGTTCCAAACCTGATGTTATCGGAAGGATTATCGAGATTGTAGTTACTTACACCCTTCTTGCTAGCAATCCATGACCCTGTATCAGGCATAATCTGCATCAAGCCGATCGCTCCAGAACGGGAACGAATTTGCGCCTCAAATCTTGACTCTTGACGCATCAGACCAATAACTAATGCAGGAGAAAGCTTCCGCTCTCTCGCCCAGTTAGCGATGATATC from Pseudanabaena sp. Chao 1811 encodes the following:
- the psb29 gene encoding photosystem II biogenesis protein Psp29, yielding MNTVRTVSDTKKDFYLAFPKPVNSVYRRVIDELLVEVHLLKVNQTFVYDSIFALGLVTTFDRFTVGYKPETDRFAVFHALCSALQFDSDRVRQDATTLSDLATRSPNEVKTLLTNLESGIHLEPLSGQLHTIANKENFKYSRLLGVGLYALLEIVDPETIADNTKREETLKLVGDILKFGSDRLLKDIDLYRSNLDKIEQARQMIADMVEAERKKRSQKETASNTETSNDASADSQ
- a CDS encoding class I adenylate-forming enzyme family protein; its protein translation is MNLARLISEIAAKYTDKPAIIFEGTTWTYQDFDRQVQHYALMLTHLGIKKGDRVAVQLPKCIEVLFWHFAILSIGAIALPLNPDYRPEEIVYFLTDSSSSLFITTRHLYSKVQSAVQHLSDLQILFNGETTAPQAAEFTPEYATCGDDIAMICYTSGTTGRSKGAAISHRNLIANTQALQQAWAWSDRDVLLHVLPLFHVHGLNVATLGCLHAGATMIMFEKFEPRRVWETLAAEHCTIFMGVPTIYQRLINEWEKLEPKPDLAQMRVFISGSAPLSDQQFYQFEKLTGFRILERYGMTETGMNASNLITPEHRKAKSVGFPLSGVKIRIVNANGHDVDVSQVGEVWIRGANVFQGYWQMPEKTAEAFVDGWFRTGDLGFQDANDNNRLYLVGRAKELIITGGFNVYPKEVENVLESHDSVKESAVIGLPDQDFGEKVVAAIALKDGINTTPEVLIEHCKGRLASYKCPKQIFFVTELPRNAMGKIQKNILAQQVQ